From the Pseudanabaena sp. BC1403 genome, one window contains:
- a CDS encoding efflux RND transporter periplasmic adaptor subunit, whose translation MLRQSISGVMSLPLCISLITNPALVLAHAGHGNEFKGSSTTQTSGISVDQEVAKRLGIKTEPVKRQILKLAIKTTGQIETLPSQKAKVTTPIKGTILALLVEPNQKVEAGQPVAILSSPELAGLQVDAIAKQSEADGNAMSAIANLQLAEQNLARQKSLVEADIQQAQTELNLDKERYDRDRELFTQGAITKRQVQESESKYVAAKSALAKASSRLPLLEAEAQMSRAAADVQVARSRISLSGAAYEARRNQLGAIANPDGTVTVVSPIAGVVSDREATLGESVEESGKPIMTIVNDRQVMASANIYEKDLSQVRIGQAVQVKVAGDNTSFTGKVTAIGATIDSTTRVVPVKAEINNAQGKLKVGMFADLDIISDRASQPVIAVPIASVVESNGKQLVFVQNGTKYQPVEVKLGRTSGDLVEVQDGLFEGDLVVTQRANQIYAQSLRGDTQENKGNPNDDNHSAEKTVSNVSQGWLVIAIALGAIGGGAIVALAFWLGRRSGTKMVILREPSDELSKIGDRIDR comes from the coding sequence ATGCTGAGACAGTCTATTTCAGGAGTAATGAGTCTGCCACTATGCATCTCTTTAATTACAAATCCCGCTCTAGTTCTTGCTCATGCAGGACATGGAAACGAATTTAAAGGCAGTAGTACGACTCAAACCTCAGGGATTTCTGTAGATCAGGAAGTGGCTAAACGTTTGGGTATTAAAACAGAACCAGTCAAACGTCAGATTCTCAAGTTAGCAATTAAGACAACTGGACAAATTGAGACATTGCCCAGTCAAAAAGCAAAGGTAACGACTCCGATTAAGGGAACGATTTTAGCTTTATTAGTGGAACCTAATCAAAAGGTCGAGGCTGGTCAACCTGTGGCAATCCTGTCTAGTCCTGAGCTGGCAGGATTACAGGTAGACGCGATCGCGAAGCAATCAGAAGCAGATGGGAATGCTATGTCGGCGATCGCAAATCTGCAACTAGCCGAACAAAATCTTGCTCGGCAAAAATCTCTAGTCGAAGCCGATATTCAACAAGCTCAAACGGAACTGAATTTAGATAAAGAACGTTACGATCGCGATCGTGAATTATTTACGCAAGGCGCAATCACCAAGCGACAGGTTCAGGAATCGGAATCTAAATATGTTGCTGCAAAGTCAGCTTTAGCTAAAGCTTCCAGCCGTTTACCTTTGCTAGAAGCAGAGGCGCAAATGAGTCGGGCGGCAGCGGATGTGCAGGTAGCGCGATCGCGAATTTCTTTGAGTGGTGCGGCTTACGAAGCAAGGCGCAATCAGTTAGGGGCGATCGCTAATCCTGATGGAACGGTGACGGTGGTTAGCCCGATTGCTGGTGTAGTTAGCGATCGCGAGGCAACCTTGGGCGAGTCTGTGGAGGAGTCAGGCAAGCCGATTATGACAATTGTGAATGATCGCCAAGTAATGGCTTCGGCAAATATCTATGAGAAAGATTTGAGTCAGGTGCGAATTGGTCAAGCTGTACAGGTGAAAGTGGCGGGAGATAATACCAGTTTTACAGGTAAGGTTACAGCGATCGGGGCAACTATTGATAGTACGACTCGCGTTGTGCCTGTGAAGGCGGAAATCAATAATGCTCAGGGCAAGTTAAAGGTAGGGATGTTTGCAGATTTAGATATTATTAGCGATCGCGCTTCGCAACCAGTAATCGCAGTTCCCATTGCATCTGTAGTGGAAAGTAACGGCAAGCAATTAGTGTTTGTGCAGAATGGAACTAAATATCAGCCTGTCGAAGTTAAGCTTGGGAGAACTTCTGGTGATTTAGTGGAAGTCCAAGATGGCTTGTTTGAAGGGGATCTAGTAGTTACGCAAAGAGCAAATCAGATTTATGCTCAGTCTTTGCGAGGTGATACTCAAGAGAATAAAGGTAATCCCAATGATGATAATCACAGCGCTGAGAAAACTGTCTCTAATGTTAGTCAAGGTTGGCTGGTAATTGCGATCGCTTTAGGGGCGATCGGTGGTGGTGCGATCGTGGCTTTGGCTTTTTGGTTAGGCAGGCGATCGGGTACAAAAATGGTGATTTTGCGAGAACCATCTGATGAGCTATCTAAAATAGGCGATCGCATTGATAGATAA
- a CDS encoding barstar family protein has protein sequence MTKHITQLLPVKPLADRDSVAIANGADSLQKLKTEIFYLDGREIRDKQSFLQKVAEVMRFPDYFGYNWDALEECITDLDWCPAARYILIYDYPEVFSKAEPEEWKIANDILRSAVEYWQGKDTPLEVLLIGESVTEKPL, from the coding sequence ATGACTAAGCACATAACCCAGTTACTTCCTGTTAAGCCTTTAGCTGATCGTGATTCTGTTGCGATCGCTAATGGTGCTGATAGTTTACAGAAGTTAAAAACTGAAATTTTTTATCTTGATGGTCGAGAAATTCGAGATAAGCAGTCTTTTTTGCAGAAAGTTGCTGAGGTGATGCGGTTTCCAGATTATTTTGGCTATAACTGGGATGCTTTGGAGGAGTGCATTACAGATTTGGATTGGTGTCCTGCGGCGCGATATATTTTGATATACGACTATCCAGAAGTGTTTTCAAAAGCGGAGCCTGAAGAATGGAAGATTGCAAATGATATTTTGCGATCGGCTGTGGAGTATTGGCAGGGGAAGGATACGCCTTTGGAGGTTTTGTTAATTGGGGAAAGCGTTACAGAAAAACCATTGTAG
- a CDS encoding PadR family transcriptional regulator, protein MARKKSDDPLDLTPTEEMVLYAVRDRERYGLEIIDAITKASDGKRKIGFSSLYPTLKKLEEKGFVTSRWGDETPEELTGARRRYYVIAGEGSRALNAKEVFLSGLRTVMAMGWVLQ, encoded by the coding sequence ATGGCACGCAAAAAGTCTGATGATCCCCTAGACCTTACGCCCACTGAAGAAATGGTGTTATATGCGGTGCGCGATCGCGAGCGTTATGGTTTAGAAATTATTGATGCGATCACTAAGGCTAGTGATGGCAAGCGCAAGATTGGTTTTAGTTCGCTATATCCAACGCTAAAAAAACTTGAGGAAAAGGGTTTTGTGACTTCGCGTTGGGGTGATGAAACTCCAGAGGAGTTAACTGGCGCAAGACGGCGTTATTATGTAATTGCGGGTGAGGGTAGTCGCGCTCTTAATGCTAAGGAAGTGTTTTTAAGTGGGTTGAGAACTGTCATGGCAATGGGATGGGTATTGCAATGA